Below is a genomic region from Falco naumanni isolate bFalNau1 chromosome 2, bFalNau1.pat, whole genome shotgun sequence.
GTTCAGAAGCTTGTTGGGCCTGTTGAGCAGCCTAGTTGGGGAGGAGGAGACAGTAGTTCTTTTCTCACTGTCTTTGGGTAAGATTTAGCTTCCATTCAAACTTTTAAGTGAAATaccaattttaaattaataaaaactttCATGGACTCAGTAGATTATTGCTGCTTTGATGAGAAATGCCTAgttcattcctttcttttttgttagaaaGCCTAATTCtgagcaaaatgtttttccttctagCATTATTCAGGACTAGAAGAAGCTGTCTACAGGAACATCCAGGCATGCAAAGAACTTGCTCAAACCACCCGTACGGCTTATGGACCAAATGGTAAATAAGTCCTAAGATTATTGTAGTGTTTTTGAGCAAAATGTTATGTTTGAAGGATAAGCCTACCTTGACAAAGAAACAACTGTTTGTTTCTTGAGGAAACTTATTGGACTTGCCCTAGAACTCTAAATATATCGTCATTGTGGCTATAGAGATCAGAATTTGTTTCATTGTCTCTTGAGTTATACACTATGTACCTGCCTTTGCCAGGTTTATGTACCAGTTGCTGTGTCCTCTTTGCTGTTTCGCAGCTATATGGAAGacttaaacaaattaaaagaaagataataaCTTGGTAGGTACTCATAATGAACATAACCATACCATGTCCAGTCAGATATACCAAAACAAAAGGTGTGCTCCAGTATCAGTTAAGTAAATGATGTACTaatatttcagaagagaagactgCTTATTCAGAAATTATCAATTTCCTCTTAATGTAATATACTCCCAGgtgttattttacaaaaatctttTAGGCCCTTAAATTATAATTAGGGCTCGGGTTTTAATGTGTAAGATACACTGGAAAGTTATGAAACAGTATCTGTGTACAAAATTACATTTGCCTAATGAAGGGTTTTTAAAATCCCCTCCCATTAGGAATGAACAAAATGGTTATCAATCATCTGGAGAAGCTTTTTGTTACAAATGATGCTGCTACTATCTTGAGAGAGCTAGAGGTAAGTTTTATGGTTCTGAATGTTAATAAGGAAGTACATGTCACCCTGCCAGATTGACATATGTCATTTTGTAAATCACTTATGTTTTTCACTGGATATAAGTAACGTCAATGGGCTGTATCGACAGTGAGGAACAGAACTCTCTTGTAAAGCAGCATTAAGTAGTTGCAGAAGATGCTTAATGATTGcctacttttttccccaaaaccacTGTAGATTTAGAAGAGGGTATGTGTAGACAATACAGTGTCTAAAGAACTCTGAATGAAGTAGCTATTGCATTAATCTTCCAGTGTTGGTTGTTGACATGTTCTCCTGTCTGCTTAAATATGTTAATTGGATTTAAGAAGCTGAGCATATTGCAGCACCCCCCTGTGAATACAGTATGTGTGGAAGGACTGACCTGTCCTAACCTTTTTCCCTTACTATCAAATTCATATTTATATCATAACACAAATAATGTTCTACTGAGTACTATACACACTGATAAAAATAGTGCAGGTATCAACTATTTCCTTACTTAATGCATTGTGTTAGTGTTTGGTATAAGTAGAATAGCTGTGGAAGTctcattctgtttttaaaaaagaatctgCAGACTACTTAATGAGCCTTTCATGTCACAGGATAGAATTACAGTTGCTCTAATTACATTCAAGGATACAGCAGTTTTATTGatagttttctttgaaagaaagtaaGCAGAAAACCCACTAGAATTAAACTGTAATTCAGGTGTCTATTTTTGAGTGTTACACATGAATGCAGCTTGAAAATCTAAACTTCAGGCTGCTCTCCTGTTGCATTGCTTTGTGAAGCCACTGCATCCTGTAAGAAATAGCACAGAACCGCTATCAAGGATGTTTAATTCATTTTCTAGGGGGAGTGTTCAGTtgtcttgattttatttttttatctgtgtttgCACTTTTGCTTATTAGGGAGGTTAGCCAATTAAGATaatctgtgctgctttcttttccaatttTGTGCATTCTTAGTGTCTTCAGATACAGTTTGAAATAAGAGAGCTTTTACTGGATGTACAGAAAAACGTGGAGCTGTAGTCTAGGTGGGGTGTTAGTAACTGAGATCTGTAACTTACTTCTTTTAAAGGTCCAGCATCCTGCTGCAAAAATGCTTGTGATGGCTTCCCACATGCAAGAGCAAGAAGTTGGGGATGGAACAAACTTTGTCCTTGTCTTTGCTGGAGTTCTTCTGGAGTTAGCAGAAGACCTTCTAAGGATGGGGTTATCAGTCTCAGAGGCAAGTTATGTTGCTTTTGCAATTCACATAGCTTGAATACACGTTCCCATTGTTCTTGAGTCATAGTGTTGTAAATTGTCTGCTTCCttctgaactgatttttttagatAAAGATGTATGAAGAACAACAGTTTATATTTTATAGCTTGTGATTGATTGCTTCCCTTATAAGCTTTTGCATTTGATAATGTTTTATGGCCCTTTCAAAAGGAGATTCAAGCAGTATGAATGCATAGTGAAGTGGTGTAGTGAATATTTATTGTATACCACACAGGTGATTGAAGGATATGAAAAGGCTTGCAAGAAAGCCCTAGAAATTCTTCCAGACTTGGTGTGCTGTTCTGCAAAGAACCTTCGAGATGTTGAAGAAGTGGCATCTTTATTGCACACTTCAGTGATGAGCAAACAGTATGGCAATGAACAGTTTTTGGCAAAGCTTATTGCTCAGGCCTGTGGTAAGTGGACAAGAACAGATGTGTGCACGCATCTTATGCTTGCTTATGATCATGACTCATGTCTTCATGTAAAGATGAAAGGTACAGTTAGTTTATCAGGTAGAATTGGACGGAATGCTTTAGCCTCTGAAATTAGTATAATCTTTTTCATGTTGAACTCTTCCTTGAAGTGGCTCGGGAAAGGTCTGTTTCCTACTAAAAGTTTTATTGAAATAGCtttctaggtttttttaaagcagaaacccatctttcttcctctttatcATTAAGATGATTTATTATGCTTCAGGTCAGCCGTTACACTAGTAATGTGTAACTCAGCCTCAGAACAATGGAAGCAAGACTAGTTGAGTTGTTGTTTTCTCTCTAGAtctccaagaaagaaaattggtGTTTAAGTGTTTTCTCAAAGTATTCTGGGTCAGACTTCACTCTTGAACGTACATGTGTAAATGGATGTTCTGACTCAATTAGCTGAGCAGCCTGAATAGATGTTGCTTTCTGATTTCCagactgtaaaaacaaaatttctgtttctcttgatGCGGTTTATTAGCAGATCATAATTGCCTTAAATTTAGGCAGGCATCTCAAACCATTAAATTTTAGTACTTTAGAAAAGCTCCAGGCATTATTTATGATGTCATTAAGCAACAcaaattcattctttttttttctttttttttcttgccagtttCTATTCTTCCTGATTCTGGTCATTTCAATGTTGATAATATCAGAGTGTGCAAAATTGTGGTAAGTTGGAAGTAGCTAGTGTTGCTGTATTACCAAGGTAAACAGTTTaatgaaagttaatttttagATCTTTGGAAGTgccttttctgttatttctgttgtGTTGTAGCATGCATAATTAGTTTTGGAAATTCATCTTTACGTTCCTTATTTAGTGTCCAGtagcagctttcagaaacaaaaatcattaatatttaCAGTTTACACTAAATCAGATACACAAACTTAATTATACACAGGGATGTTGATTGCATCTTGTAGAAGTAGTCACAAGACTAGGCTAAGATGTAGGCTGGCAGAAATGTGGCGGTCTAATCTTGTGTTCTTTTTGTCAGGCTTTAGTATGTTACATAGGATTGGAGCAAGTTTATATCTAGTATGAGTTTCctcctgtgttttttccttgctaATAAATACATTACAAATTGAGCACAGGAAATTAATGTTACAGGCCTTAACCTGGACTACCAACTAATCTTAAAATGGGAAACTGTAAGGCAGTGTTTGATGTTGCTAAATCAGCTGAGGTCTTACTTTTGCTGTGGTGAAAACAGAGGTTGCTACATTCGAATGCATGTAAGGACTGCCTTTCATAAACGGTAGTGCAGCTTTATGACAACAGAAGATCAATAATATGACTTTCCCccattccatttatttcaggGTGCTGGTATCTCTGCTTCCTCAGTACTGCATGGcatggtttttaaaaaagaaactgaaggagATGTTACTTCTGTCAAAGATGCAAAAATAGCTGTGTATTCCTGCCCTTTTGATGGTATGATAACTGAAACTAAGGTATGTTAAAGCTCAAAATAAGTTACTTATCTATTTATGCtcatgtgcttttatttttagctttagCTATAAATATTCTTGACACTTGGTCATTGAGATATTTTTGTTAATACTGCGTTCATTAGTTTAAAAAAGTTCATAGAAAATGTCTGCACCTAATTTTGCTTTACAGGATTTTGGGAGTTGGGGAGATGATGTTGcttttgttgggttgtttgaGCCAAACTATGTGCTAGAATGTCTGAACCTCAAGGTTGTCTAGAGATGGTAGAATTGCCTGTTCTTTGACTTGTTTCACTATGTTGCCTGGGAAGGGTGGCGGTACGATGAAATAGGATGACTTGAGGTTTGTGGATAGGTTGGGAGACAAAGTGGTTTGTCAAAATCTTTTAGGCATGCAGTTAACACTGAATTGATAACAGTGTATGTGTTTTACTAGGGCACTGTACTTATAAAGAATGCTGAAGAACTGATGAATTTCAGTAAGGGAGAAGAAAATCTAATGGATTTGCAAGTCAAAGCTATTGCTGATAGTGGTGCAAATGTAGTAGTAACAGGTGGCAAAGTGGCAGACATGGCTCTCCATTATGCCAACAAATACAATCTTATGTTAGTCAGGTAAGTACTGGagcataaaaacattttatctaTTGGGTTTATGAAATGTACTTACTATTGAGTGCCTCTTGCCTCTCAAacaaattagaaacaaaatattgtaGACTATTTGGTTTTCTAGTGGATCAAAACCTGCACTGCAATTTGGTTGTTTCATAGCTTATGTTTCTTGGCAGTATTTCACCTCTGTGTGACAGCTAGGTGGGGAGGAACTTGTGTATATGGTACTGTTGTTCTGGTGTAAGTGTCTTCATGGCACAGCTGAAATCTATAATATCAAAATCTGTGGATCTAGTAAAGAGGGGTGTGGCCCCAAGGGCATGGGGGATTGTACTATAATGGTTCCTCCTGGTCACAGTCCTTGTGATGCTTCAGCAATGATGAGATATCTCTGTGCATCACTAATGTATTGAGGGATGGAGGAACTAATTTGtaatacttttcatttcagtaggCTTTAAATCTTCTTGTTTGTAAATAAAGCATGTTTGTACGTCCTTGAAATACATTCTGCATGGCATAAAGTTAAATGACCAGCAGTGGCTCTCACATCTCACACAAATAAGTGGTCCTTTCTTGAAAGCTGTGACTGTACTGGTGGTGTCCAAAAAGTGAATTTTTGGAAATGGAGCACGATACTGTAAACTTTCACGTAACTAGATAAAGTTTGCTAAAGAGGTGTTGTAAGGATAATTCAGGTGTTACACACTAGAAGATGAAGTTTGATAAAGTATTTGAactactttgtttttaaattcttagGAAGTAGTCTTTGCACAGCATCCCTGAAAATAGGTAGTTATAACTTGAAAGAATAGATGAGTGGATTTTTTAACTTTACACAGGAAATTGTAGATGTCAGTAGTTTAAAAAATGCTGCCAAGAGAATACTTACTCATATGTGTTAACATTCGTTCTGGAAATTTGTTGTTAAAGGTTGAACTCCAAGTGGGATCTGAGAAGACTGTGCAAAACTGTTGGTGCAACAGCCCTACCCAGACTGGTATGGACTTTTAAAATGAGGAGCAGAAGGGAGAGCACTGATGAGCAGGTTCACCTCTTaactcctgtttttctttctagacTCCCCCTACTCTAGAAGAAATGGGTCACTGCGATAGTGTATATTTGTCAGAGGTTGGGGATACACAGGTCGTCGTGTTTAAACATGGTATGTACATTCTGTAGAACTCTTAATGCTGCTGTTCTAGAAGTACGATGTTCATGTGGGTTTTACACCTAACAACCTTAATTCAGTAATGTACGTGTCTGCCTGAACAGAAAAGGAGGATGGTGCCATTTCTACTATACTCATTCGTGGATCTACAGACAACCTGATGGATGACATAGAGAGAGCAGTGGATGACGGTGTAAATACTTTCAAAGTACTCACGAGGGTAAGTAGCTAGAAAGCTTGTTATCAAACCTGAGCTAGGAATCAGTTTGAGGCAAGACTTGTGCTTGTTTGCTGCAAAGGCTGTAGTAGTTACTTACATTATCAGTTTAAGAGCCTTCCTGAGGTGTAGTATTGAGGTGTGGAGGGCTGTGCTGAGAAGGTTGCTGCTGACGTTGCTGTGAACACAGTGTACAGAAAAGATGGTGCTCAGCACGTACTCGGTTTTCCAGTAATAAGCGAGTTCTTGAAGATGGTttaattctgctgctttgtAATGGCAATCAGCTCTTTGTTTCCCTAAATGGTTTTTAATGTTCCTTGGAAACCAGGcgcagaggaaaagcaagataGCTTGCTTTGTCAGTGGGGATCAGGAGGAACTGACCAGTTGTAAACTGAATTTCTAGTTCATTGGTGACAAGACATGCTTCCTCTACATACTACAGAAAATGCTTTATAGGTGGAAGAACTCAgttctgcagagttgtttctgtGAGGTTTTGTGGacttcattctttccttttttttaagtataaaaggaaatgtttgtatATTTACGCAGCAGGTGGCATGCAAAATATTAAacttctgtttgatgcttaataTCCTGTACATTCCAAGACATGCACATTGATTTAGAGTACTGGAACAGCTATAGACTCCACGTTTATGATTGTCTCCAGGAGCTGTCCTGACTTCCGATTTAGGATGattacttttctgtttaaaagactGGGAGTTCTTAAGTGAATGCTGGTTTGCCAGAGAGTATACAAAatgcttaatttaaaacaaaactccaaCACCTTGTGGTATTTGTTGACATGTTAAACTTCAGTAGATTGGTTTCCTGCATGATACTTCCCAGTAAGTTAATGGAAAAGATGAGAGAAATCtaggaatttttttattagtgaaaatctgaaattactttctcagaaaaaaacaaccaaacaaacaaaaaaacaccaaagaaacCCCAGACACAAAGCTCaatactttattattttgttttttacaaaagaaGCTCTTTTTACTTATTCGTTCCAACGTGTTTGAAGAAATTCTGGTAAATTTCTCTTGTACTGCATGTTTGTTCTGAAGCAGATCTTT
It encodes:
- the CCT8 gene encoding T-complex protein 1 subunit theta produces the protein MALHVPKAPGFAQMLKEGAKHYSGLEEAVYRNIQACKELAQTTRTAYGPNGMNKMVINHLEKLFVTNDAATILRELEVQHPAAKMLVMASHMQEQEVGDGTNFVLVFAGVLLELAEDLLRMGLSVSEVIEGYEKACKKALEILPDLVCCSAKNLRDVEEVASLLHTSVMSKQYGNEQFLAKLIAQACVSILPDSGHFNVDNIRVCKIVGAGISASSVLHGMVFKKETEGDVTSVKDAKIAVYSCPFDGMITETKGTVLIKNAEELMNFSKGEENLMDLQVKAIADSGANVVVTGGKVADMALHYANKYNLMLVRLNSKWDLRRLCKTVGATALPRLTPPTLEEMGHCDSVYLSEVGDTQVVVFKHEKEDGAISTILIRGSTDNLMDDIERAVDDGVNTFKVLTRDKRLVPGGGATEIELAKQITSYGETCPGLDQYAIKKFAEAFEAIPRALAENSGVKANEVISKLYAVHQEGNKNVGFDIEAEAAAVKDMLEAGVLDTYLGKSWGIKLATNAAVTVLRVDQIIMAKPAGGPKPPSGKKDWDEDQND